In a genomic window of Gossypium arboreum isolate Shixiya-1 chromosome 7, ASM2569848v2, whole genome shotgun sequence:
- the LOC108484116 gene encoding homeobox-leucine zipper protein HOX20-like produces the protein MAGGRVVSCNNTNSVGGSSNLSVLLQNQRVPSSSEPMDPLFIPRPGSSPYSFFVSGTRSMVSFEDVHGGNRSFFRSFDEEENGDEDLDEYFHQPEKKRRLTVDQVQFLEKSFEVENKLEPERKTQLAKELGLQPRQVAIWFQNRRARWKTKQLEKDYDTLQASFNTLKADYGNLLKEKDKLKQEVLQLTDKLVMKEKNNSELSDVNTVCQEPPQKPVDSDSPHSSYPFETDQSDTSQDEEDSLSKALFQPSSHIFPKLEGNDYSDPPASSCSYGFHVEDHAFWSSAY, from the exons ATGGCGGGTGGGAGGGTCGTCTCTTGTAATAATACTAATAGTGTTGGTGGTTCTAGTAATCTCTCTGTTTTACTTCAAAATCAAAGGGTTCCTTCTTCTTCTGAGCCTATGGATCCTCTTTTCATTCCAAGACCAGGCTCTTCCCCTTATTCTTTCTTTG TTTCAGGTACGAGATCGATGGTAAGCTTTGAAGACGTCCATGGAGGAAACAGATCATTCTTTAGAAGTTTTGATGAAGAAGAGAATGGAGATGAAGATCTTGATGAGTATTTTCATCAACCTGAGAAGAAAAGACGACTCACTGTTGACCAAGTCCAGTTTCTAGAGAAAAGTTTCGAGGTGGAAAACAAACTTGAACCTGAAAGGAAAACTCAACTAGCTAAAGAACTTGGGTTACAACCCCGTCAAGTTGCCATTTGGTTTCAAAACCGCCGTGCTCGATGGAAGACTAAGCAGCTTGAAAAAGACTATGACACTTTACAAGCTAGCTTTAATACTCTCAAAGCTGATTATGGTAATCTCCTCAAAGAGAAAGATAAACTTAAACAAGAG GTTCTTCAGCTTACTGATAAGTTGGTTATGAAAGAAAAGAACAACTCAGAGTTATCTGATGTGAACACAGTGTGTCAAGAACCACCACAAAAGCCTGTTGATTCAGACAGCCCTCATTCATCTTATCCATTCGAAACAGATCAGTCTGATACATCACAAGATGAGGAAGATAGCTTGAGTAAGGCTTTGTTTCAACCATCTTCTCACATCTTCCCAAAATTGGAAGGCAATGATTACTCCGACCCGCCTGCAAGTTCTTGTAGTTATGGATTTCATGTTGAAGATCATGCTTTCTGGTCTTCGGCTTATTAA